One window of the Vigna radiata var. radiata cultivar VC1973A chromosome 1, Vradiata_ver6, whole genome shotgun sequence genome contains the following:
- the LOC111242490 gene encoding uncharacterized protein LOC111242490 yields MVVAIPLGFNGTLYQSAKRCDFKSVAEMLTLKKTVSNKGSMEKGEGCSNWRDLSSDDENYEADHSENDSNSFETPTPTRRGKKIRGTFSHVSLDGVPKEGLRIQDILLRIALLTMISDKALDLKEEEAKAIFEELISRESMDEHNSY; encoded by the exons GTACTCTATATCAAAGTGCCAAGAGATGTGATTTTAAGTCAGTTGCCGAAATGCTTACACTTAAGAAGACTGTATCAAACAAAGGTAGTATGGAAAAG GGGGAAGGTTGTAGTAATTGGAGAGATCTAAGCTCCGATGATGAAAATTATGAAGCGGATCATAGTGAAAATGATTCAAATTCATTCGAGACTCCTACTCCTACTAGAAGGGGAAAGAAAATTCGTGGTACTTTCTCCCATGTGTCTTTAGATGGCGTTCCAAAAGAAGGACTTCGAATACAAGATATACTTTTAAGGATTGCACTTCTGACTATGATATCAGATAAA GCTCTTGATCTCAAGGAAGAAGAAGCTAAAGCCATTTTTGAAGAATTGATCAGTAGAGAAAGTATGGATGAACATAACTCCTactga